The Gammaproteobacteria bacterium genome includes a window with the following:
- a CDS encoding Bax inhibitor-1/YccA family protein — protein MQSKNTAVTRSQQSILATNSVLRNTYFLLSLTLLFSAATAAFAMASNTRGPGLIVTLVGMFGLLYLVTALRNSVWGIVAAFAFTGFMGYTLGPLLNSFLHTFANGGQIIMTALGATGVIFLALSAYVLTSRKDFSYLGGFLFAAILVAFIAGIAGAIFSMPILSLVVSAAFALLSSGLILFHTSQIMNGGEQNYIMATISIYIALFNLFTSLLNILGAFSGNRD, from the coding sequence ATGCAATCTAAAAATACTGCCGTCACTCGATCGCAGCAATCTATTTTAGCTACCAACTCAGTCTTAAGAAATACTTATTTTCTCCTTAGCTTGACGCTACTCTTTAGTGCAGCCACCGCAGCTTTTGCTATGGCTAGCAACACCAGAGGCCCAGGCTTAATCGTCACATTAGTCGGCATGTTCGGCTTACTCTACTTAGTCACGGCATTACGCAATAGTGTCTGGGGTATCGTCGCCGCTTTTGCTTTCACCGGTTTTATGGGATATACCCTAGGGCCTTTATTAAACAGCTTCTTACATACATTTGCCAACGGCGGCCAAATCATCATGACAGCCCTTGGCGCGACAGGTGTCATATTCCTGGCGCTTTCAGCTTATGTTTTAACTTCGCGCAAAGACTTTAGCTATTTGGGCGGATTTTTATTCGCAGCTATTTTGGTGGCTTTCATAGCAGGTATCGCTGGCGCCATATTCAGCATGCCGATATTGTCATTAGTGGTATCTGCGGCTTTTGCCCTATTGAGTTCTGGCTTGATTTTATTTCATACCAGTCAAATCATGAATGGCGGTGAACAGAACTATATTATGGCAACTATTTCCATCTATATTGCGCTTTTCAACTTATTCACCAGTCTGCTCAACATTCTTGGCGCCTTTTCCGGCAATCGTGATTAA
- a CDS encoding TraI domain-containing protein — protein sequence MSFLKMELANTLNGQQINLPMSQQSKATLYPVLTAEALLAHPKRRLVLEKIKKDCGLELRYYQMCYEPLILHFLELVQALPFQINGGPGTLMDYGLERAELMVQTYKEEAGNKFDAKHAYAVIIAALLQDVGRITSNQKVIISDRGGNFIAYWTPFEGSLVGKGDFYRVRFFENQWVTLAKEVTTLLARQIIPAIGLIWLGQDNRVLQSLLCALNGEKSGGGDIFNWLQLVNKRWQNRPPKEHLPPLRVDSITPQETEIGEAFLGWLNQGLQNGSILVDTPEACVYKLNNGGIFLECPRIFKYFCDAYGERIDWIVPCKQFIALGLTTTTVGTLQFTQFYFKYTKKPPEPSQMAYIFQNQNKQRSAFQIAAKPKVRQPMIREGLVIPPENTGLIYGNIAELQQVVELQPVESITNQQLAQHDLTLLQQQHDAIKNFTQSRTS from the coding sequence ATGTCCTTTCTTAAAATGGAGCTTGCCAATACCTTAAATGGTCAGCAAATTAATCTGCCTATGTCTCAACAATCTAAAGCTACCCTATATCCAGTACTCACAGCAGAAGCCTTACTAGCCCATCCCAAGCGGCGTTTAGTCTTAGAAAAAATCAAAAAAGACTGCGGCTTAGAGCTGCGTTATTACCAAATGTGCTATGAGCCGCTTATTTTGCACTTTTTAGAATTAGTGCAAGCCTTGCCATTTCAGATTAACGGCGGTCCTGGGACGTTAATGGATTATGGTTTGGAACGAGCGGAATTAATGGTACAAACCTATAAAGAAGAAGCAGGCAATAAATTTGATGCCAAACATGCTTATGCCGTGATTATTGCTGCGCTGTTGCAAGATGTAGGTCGAATTACCAGTAACCAGAAAGTGATTATTTCTGATCGCGGGGGTAATTTCATCGCTTATTGGACACCTTTTGAAGGTTCTCTCGTCGGCAAGGGTGATTTTTACCGAGTACGTTTTTTTGAAAATCAATGGGTCACTTTGGCTAAAGAAGTGACGACACTTTTGGCGCGTCAGATTATTCCAGCGATTGGTCTTATTTGGCTGGGACAGGATAATCGCGTGCTGCAGTCACTGTTATGTGCATTAAATGGTGAGAAGAGCGGCGGTGGTGATATTTTTAATTGGCTGCAATTAGTCAATAAACGTTGGCAAAACCGTCCACCCAAAGAGCATTTGCCGCCCTTGCGTGTCGATAGCATTACCCCACAGGAAACTGAAATTGGCGAAGCTTTTTTAGGATGGTTAAACCAAGGCTTGCAGAATGGCTCTATATTAGTCGACACACCTGAAGCCTGTGTGTATAAACTGAATAATGGTGGGATATTTTTAGAATGCCCTAGAATTTTTAAGTATTTTTGTGATGCTTACGGTGAACGTATTGATTGGATTGTGCCTTGTAAACAGTTCATCGCTTTGGGGTTGACTACCACAACAGTAGGCACTTTGCAGTTTACGCAATTTTATTTTAAATATACCAAAAAACCTCCTGAGCCGAGTCAGATGGCTTATATTTTTCAAAACCAGAATAAGCAGCGTTCGGCATTTCAAATCGCAGCTAAGCCCAAAGTCCGTCAGCCTATGATTCGTGAAGGTTTGGTTATTCCACCAGAAAATACCGGTTTAATTTATGGGAATATTGCTGAATTGCAACAAGTGGTTGAGTTGCAACCGGTTGAATCAATTACCAATCAGCAATTAGCACAACATGATTTGACTTTGTTGCAGCAGCAGCATGATGCGATTAAAAATTTTACGCAGAGTAGGACTTCATAA
- the leuS gene encoding leucine--tRNA ligase produces MEKTYQPNIIEQAAQDYWAKHSVFNAKEDKNKEKFYCLSMLPYPSGELHMGHVRNYTIGDAIARYQRLRGKNVLQPMGWDAFGLPAENAALKHKVAPSQWTYQNIGEMRAQLQQLGFAIDWQRELTTASPDYYRWEQWLFTRLYKKGLAYRKLSVVNWDPVDNTVLANEQVIDGRGWRSGALVERREIPQWFLKITHYAEELLSELKHLPGWPLQVRTMQENWIGRSEGIAIRFDVKNSDQLVQVYTTRPDTLLGVTYLAVAPEHPLALAAAEKNPAIKQFLSEHQHTKTAESELATLPKQGLDTLFRAIHPITGQEIPIWVANYVLMEYGTGAVMAVPAHDERDFEFAKLYDLPVKQVIKPQNAVWDFTQSAFTQSGILFNSGTFDGLTTEEGFKAIIDHLTQHGHGQRQVHYRLRDWGISRQRYWGTPIPIIYCQHCGIVPVPDKDLPVVLPDNITLDAPVSPLKSLPEFYETTCPHCGSHATRETDTFDTFMESSWYYARYTCPDQPKAMLDERANYWLPVDQYIGGIEHAVLHLLYSRFIYKVLRDEGLIKGNEPFTHLLTQGMVLKNGAKMSKSKGNTVSPRDLIAQYGADTVRLFTIFASPPEQSLEWSDSGVEGSYRYLKRLWAYAQQVGEFIRSQPAQPLLDKTLTEEHKSWRKAIHAILQQASQDMERLQLNTVVSAAMKLLNILTDIPANVENFGVIHEGLGILLSILAPITPHISHHLWQSLGYGEDILQSSWPVVDTSALQTDTINLVVQVNGKLRCSINVPAAANEELIQSLALADPRIQQHLADKVPKRIIVVPKKLVNIVV; encoded by the coding sequence ATGGAAAAAACCTACCAACCCAACATAATTGAACAAGCGGCTCAAGATTACTGGGCTAAACATAGCGTCTTTAATGCCAAAGAAGATAAAAATAAAGAAAAATTCTACTGCCTTTCCATGCTACCCTACCCCAGCGGCGAACTGCATATGGGGCATGTGCGCAATTACACCATAGGGGACGCCATTGCCCGCTATCAACGTTTGCGCGGTAAAAATGTGCTGCAACCCATGGGCTGGGATGCATTTGGCTTACCGGCGGAAAATGCCGCTTTAAAGCATAAAGTCGCCCCTTCCCAATGGACTTACCAAAATATCGGTGAAATGCGGGCGCAATTACAACAGTTGGGCTTCGCCATCGATTGGCAACGGGAATTAACGACTGCCAGTCCTGATTATTATCGTTGGGAGCAATGGTTATTTACCCGTTTGTACAAAAAAGGTTTGGCTTATCGCAAACTTTCTGTGGTCAACTGGGATCCGGTGGATAACACCGTGCTAGCCAATGAACAAGTCATCGATGGTCGTGGCTGGCGATCGGGGGCATTGGTAGAGCGACGCGAAATACCGCAGTGGTTCCTCAAAATCACCCATTATGCTGAAGAATTACTTAGCGAATTAAAGCATTTGCCCGGATGGCCTCTGCAAGTACGCACCATGCAGGAGAATTGGATCGGACGCTCTGAAGGTATAGCGATTCGTTTTGATGTTAAGAATTCCGATCAACTGGTACAAGTTTATACCACTCGGCCTGATACTTTGCTCGGCGTGACTTATCTGGCAGTGGCGCCAGAGCATCCCTTAGCGCTGGCAGCTGCTGAAAAAAATCCAGCCATCAAACAATTTTTATCTGAACACCAACATACCAAAACCGCTGAATCCGAACTGGCTACACTACCCAAACAAGGCTTAGATACCCTATTCCGTGCCATTCACCCCATTACCGGTCAGGAAATTCCCATTTGGGTGGCTAACTATGTGCTGATGGAATACGGCACCGGTGCAGTGATGGCCGTGCCAGCGCATGATGAACGCGATTTTGAATTTGCCAAACTTTATGACTTACCTGTTAAGCAGGTGATCAAACCGCAAAATGCTGTCTGGGATTTTACCCAAAGCGCATTCACGCAATCGGGGATTTTATTTAACTCTGGCACATTTGATGGCCTGACGACGGAAGAAGGCTTTAAAGCCATTATTGACCATTTGACGCAGCATGGCCACGGCCAACGCCAAGTGCACTACCGGCTACGTGACTGGGGTATCTCAAGGCAACGTTACTGGGGTACACCTATCCCCATTATTTACTGTCAACACTGCGGTATAGTGCCAGTCCCTGATAAAGATTTACCCGTAGTACTGCCTGATAACATTACCCTGGATGCCCCAGTTTCACCCTTAAAATCGCTGCCGGAATTTTACGAAACAACCTGCCCCCACTGTGGTTCGCACGCCACACGTGAAACCGATACCTTTGATACTTTTATGGAATCTTCCTGGTATTACGCGCGCTATACCTGCCCTGACCAACCCAAAGCCATGCTGGATGAGCGTGCCAACTATTGGTTGCCTGTAGATCAATATATCGGCGGTATTGAACACGCCGTATTACATCTGTTGTATTCGCGGTTTATTTACAAAGTGCTGCGCGATGAAGGCTTGATTAAGGGCAATGAACCGTTTACGCATCTCTTGACCCAAGGTATGGTGCTGAAAAATGGCGCGAAAATGTCTAAGTCTAAAGGTAATACCGTATCACCGCGGGATTTAATAGCGCAATACGGCGCAGATACGGTGCGGTTATTCACTATTTTTGCTTCTCCGCCTGAACAGTCACTTGAATGGTCAGACAGTGGGGTGGAAGGTTCTTATCGCTACTTAAAACGTCTTTGGGCTTATGCACAACAAGTGGGAGAATTTATCCGTTCTCAACCCGCACAGCCACTGTTAGATAAAACGCTCACTGAAGAACACAAAAGCTGGCGCAAGGCTATCCATGCAATCTTGCAACAAGCCAGTCAAGATATGGAGCGTTTACAACTGAATACGGTAGTTTCTGCGGCGATGAAATTACTGAATATATTGACTGATATTCCTGCTAATGTTGAAAACTTCGGCGTGATTCATGAAGGGCTTGGCATTCTGCTTTCTATCCTAGCGCCGATCACACCACATATCAGTCATCATCTGTGGCAAAGTTTAGGTTATGGCGAAGATATTCTGCAATCCAGCTGGCCGGTTGTGGATACTAGCGCCTTACAAACTGACACTATCAATCTGGTGGTGCAAGTGAATGGAAAATTACGTTGTAGTATCAATGTTCCCGCTGCCGCTAATGAAGAGTTGATTCAATCTTTGGCACTGGCAGACCCGCGTATTCAACAGCATCTTGCTGATAAGGTGCCTAAAAGGATTATTGTGGTACCAAAGAAATTGGTGAATATTGTGGTTTAA
- a CDS encoding response regulator, producing MQPDIRVLLVDDHDLVRAGIKRVLTDVPYIKVVGEVNSGEEAVRVAPELKPEVVLLDFKMPKMDGLETTHALLAIDPNLKILMVSVCLDELLLPKLFKEGVAGYFSKNCSVEEMIKAIKVVHEGQRYISPALTQQLGLKSLDSGDLFIFDVLSERELQVVLMIVDGLTIHEISDKLGINRKTINSYRSRSFQKLNVKNDVELTLLAARQGLIENSNQ from the coding sequence TTGCAACCTGATATCCGTGTCCTTTTAGTAGACGACCACGACCTGGTGCGTGCTGGAATCAAACGTGTTTTAACGGATGTTCCTTACATTAAAGTCGTCGGCGAAGTTAATTCCGGTGAAGAAGCTGTGCGTGTTGCGCCCGAACTGAAACCGGAAGTGGTGTTACTTGATTTTAAAATGCCTAAAATGGATGGGCTGGAAACGACGCATGCGCTATTAGCGATAGATCCTAATCTTAAGATATTAATGGTCAGTGTTTGTCTTGATGAATTATTACTGCCTAAATTATTTAAAGAAGGTGTGGCTGGCTACTTCAGTAAAAATTGCAGCGTTGAGGAAATGATAAAAGCCATTAAGGTGGTACATGAAGGCCAGCGTTATATTAGCCCAGCTTTGACCCAGCAATTGGGCTTAAAAAGCCTAGATTCAGGTGATTTGTTTATTTTTGATGTATTGTCTGAGCGGGAATTGCAGGTGGTTTTGATGATTGTCGACGGTCTGACTATTCATGAAATTTCTGATAAATTAGGGATCAATCGCAAAACGATCAACAGTTACCGCAGCCGATCTTTTCAAAAACTCAATGTTAAAAATGATGTTGAGTTAACCTTGCTGGCAGCGCGGCAAGGATTAATAGAAAATTCCAACCAATAA